In Xiphophorus maculatus strain JP 163 A chromosome 2, X_maculatus-5.0-male, whole genome shotgun sequence, one genomic interval encodes:
- the LOC111611833 gene encoding myoD family inhibitor domain-containing protein-like, translating into MPPGENASVETRPTEAQPLPAPAPLTKASGDRGVSETPRRDLPSPTCPRCGLPVPQSRPGPASRPQSRPQGSAASARGDRSRSKRSGPRPDRPAPGSADSCLGLLLACLWCQFSVVLLGLLEACSSCCLCSSCCLCCAAARDAPGEELGCPAHCHSVLFESCCEPVEFLEFCLDCCEICHRS; encoded by the exons ATGCCGCCGGGAGAAAACGCGTCCGTGGAAACGAGGCCGACTGAAG CCCAGCCTCTGCCGGCTCCAGCCCCCCTGACGAAGGCCTCAGGGGACCGCGGCGTGTCGGAGACGCCTCGGCGTGACCTTCCGAGTCCGACGTGTCCCCGATGCGGCCTCCCCGTCCCGCAGAGCAGACCGGGACCTGCCTCGCGGCCCCAGAGCCGGCCGCAGGGCTCAGCGGCGTCGGCACGCGGCGACAGGAGCCGAAGCAAGAGAAGTGGGCCCCGACCCGACCGACCTGCTCCCGGATCTGCAG ACTCGTGCTTGGGGCTGCTGCTGGCGTGCCTGTGGTGCCAGTTCTCGGTGGTGCTGCTGGGCCTGCTGGAGgcctgctcctcctgctgcctctgctcctcctgctgcctctgctgcgCGGCCGCCCGCGACGCGCCCGGCGAAGAGCTGGGATGTCCCGCCCACTGCCACTCGGTGCTGTTCGAGTCCTGCTGTGAGCCCGTCGAGTTCCTGGAGTTCTGCCTGGACTGCTGCGAGATCTGCCACCGCAGCTGA